A window of the Arachis duranensis cultivar V14167 chromosome 5, aradu.V14167.gnm2.J7QH, whole genome shotgun sequence genome harbors these coding sequences:
- the LOC107490260 gene encoding aldehyde dehydrogenase family 2 member C4, with translation MTALSNGHAANNSSPLFKIPPIKFTNLFINGHFVHSLSGNEFETIDPRTGEVIAKISEGRKEDIDVAVKAAREAFDNGPWPRMSGAERAKIMMKWADLIEENVEELAALDAIDAGKLYHLVKVLDIPAVANCLRYYAGAADKIHGEVLKGAREFHAYTLMEPIGVVGHIIPWNFPSTMFAAKVSPSLAAGCTVVLKPAEQTPLSALFFAHLAKQAGIPDGVLNVVPGFGPTAGAAISSHMDIDKVSFTGSTEVGRAIMHAAASSNLKPVSLELGGKSPLLIFDDADVDKAADLALLGILFNKGEICVASSRVFVQEGIYDEFEKKLVEKAKAWVVGDPFDPQSQQGPQVDKNQFEKILSYIEIGKQEGATLLTGGKKVGNKGYYIEPTIFSNVKENMRIAQDEIFGPVLALMKFR, from the exons ATGACAGCTCTTTCCAACGGCCACGCCGCTAATAACTCTTCTCCTCTTTTCAAGATCCCACCCATCAAATTCACCAATCTCTTCATCAATGGCCACTTTGTTCATTCTCTCTCAG GAAACGAGTTTGAGACAATAGATCCGAGAACAGGAGAGGTAATAGCGAAAATCTCGGAGGGAAGAAAAGAAGACATTGATGTGGCTGTTAAAGCGGCACGTGAGGCATTTGACAACGGTCCATGGCCACGCATGTCTGGTGCG GAAAGAGCAAAAATCATGATGAAATGGGCAGATCTTATTGAAGAAAACGTAGAAGAACTAGCAGCATTAGACGCCATTGATGCTGGAAAGTTGTACCACTTAGTTAAGGTCTTGGACATCCCTGCAGTTGCAAATTGTTTACGCTACTATGCCGGTGCTGCCGATAAGATCCATGGCGAGGTGCTAAAAGGTGCTAGAGAGTTCCATGCATATACTTTGATGGAACCAATTGGTGTTGTTGGACACATCATTCCTTGGAATTTCCCTAGCACCATGTTTGCTGCCAAGGTTAGTCCTTCCTTGGCTGCCGGTTGCACCGTCGTCCTTAAGCCGGCCGAACAAACACCTCTGTCCGCTCTGTTTTTCGCGCATTTAGCTAAACAG GCTGGAATTCCGGATGGAGTTCTTAATGTAGTACCCGGATTTGGCCCAACTGCTGGTGCTGCAATAAGCTCACACATGGACATTGATAAG gttagCTTCACCGGTTCAACGGAAGTAGGCCGTGCCATAATGCACGCGGCGGCTAGCAGCAATCTGAAACCGGTGTCACTTGAATTAGGAGGAAAGTCACCTCTTCTAATCTTTGATGATGCTGATGTAGATAAAGCTGCTGATCTTGCTCTCTTGGGAATCTTGTTTAATAAG GGAGAAATTTGTGTTGCAAGTTCAAGGGTGTTTGTTCAGGAAGGGATATATGATGAGTTTGAGAAGAAGTTGGTTGAGAAAGCAAAAGCTTGGGTTGTTGGAGATCCTTTTGATCCTCAATCTCAGCAAGGCCCTCAG GTTGACAAGAACCAATTTGAGAAAATCCTTTCATATATAGAGATTGGAAAGCAAGAAGGAGCAACCCTACTAACAGGTGGTAAAAAAGTGGGCAACAAGGGCTACTACATTGAACCTACAATCTTCTCTAATGTCAAG GAAAACATGCGCATAGCACAGGATGAAATATTTGGCCCTGTCTTGGCACTGATGAAGTTCAGGTAA